The DNA window ATTCTGCTTTATAacgcatttttttaaaactctttcattATTGAGTCCTCTTTTCTTGTCACACCTGCTTCTACCCTCAGCTGGCTATCATCATTTTTCAAACTCTATACTTAAATGAGCACATCAGTGTGTATCTATTGGAGAAGGGAAAGTGGAGAAAATAGTGTTTTTCCAAGttcatattttccccttttaataaTTTGAGCATAAGCTGTTAAGAAAAAAGATGCCTCTGCCCACCATCACATTCCTAGTCTTTAttctacctctttttaaaaaaatttttttaattttttggccgtgccgtgcatcttgtgagatcttagttccccgaccagggatcgaacctgggctctcagcagtgagagcgaggagtccttaccactggaccgccagggaattcccattattctacctcttttaaaaatggcattatttaatttagCGCACAGGAGCTAGAGACAGTACAGAGGGCATCAGAGCACTCAGTGAAGTAAACTGGAATGAGAGAAAGGAGTACACTACTTACACCCTTGGAGATGAGTCACTAGGTTAAAGTGAAGAAGCCAGGCAAGAAAGAGCAGAGGACGAGCTGCATGAGACCTTGTGTAATTCAGAAAAGGCAAAGCCATCACATTTCAGTCACCATTCTAGAACCAAAGAACTTACAGAAACCCCTTGACCAAGAAACATCCCATGTATCATTGCTGAATACATTAGTGCCTGGGAAATATACATTACAAACAAGGAGTCATTTTCCATCTTTAATCATTTTGTCAAAACAATCTGCACATGGGTACATAAATTCTTGATTTGTTATAAGAATGTGTAGCATAAGAGTCCCTGAGACATATCCAAGAATGACTTGAACTGTATTCAGTGCAATTATTCACCATACTAATTACCAAGAACTTGGCTCCCTTCCCTGATATTTAAGgcatgttattaaaaaaagatatatatcatatatacacacatctataaaatataataattacatattatatataaatagatatatattttattaatgctACATCAGAGTCTCCCTCTCTGGTGCCTGGATTTTCTGCCAGTTTACTGATGCTGTGTAGTTAAGTCATTTCCAGACTGTAAGGAAGGCACTTAGGGAGGTAAATTAGTTCTTTAAGCCCTAGGGTGCCAGTTAGTAGAATGAGGGCGATGGAACTAGAAGGTCCCAAGAAAAGATGTTGTCCCACCCCTTCCTTTTGCAGTTCAAGTGACAGAGGCTCAAAGGAGTTGTGACTTGCACAAGCACGGCTGGTTCTGCCGCTATTGCTGTAACCTTAGGTAAGTCCTTAACCAGGTcccttcttctataaaatggactGGTGATCATCACAGCTAACATCTTCCAGGTGCATCCTGTGTGCCCGACATTGTCCTGAGTACTTTAAGGGTCTTTTCTAATTCTCCCAACACCTCCACAAATTATATACGGTTACCTTCAATTAGAGATGAGAATATCAATACACAGAAAGCTTAAATAATTTACCCGAGATGAGACAATTAGGAAACGTTGCAAAGCTGGTCTAGTAACCCAGGAATAACTGCCTCCAAAATTCTCGACTTCCAATTCGTAAATCCCTTCTAAGAAAACCCCAACAGGTAGGTTCTCAAATTCCTCCTACCTCTAAAAGTCTAGAGCAGAGTTAACAAACTatagcccacaggccaaatccaggtACTGCCTTTGTTTACAGATTGTCAGTGGCTGCTTTTGTACTACCAACAGCAGAGGTGAGTAGTGGCCGCAGAGACTGTATGGCCAGCAAAGCCTGAAATAtctactctctggccctttacagaaaaagtgtgctgATCCCTGCTCTAGAGCTTTGAAAATTTGGAGCATCCTGTAACTGTATAGCACTTTACAATGTACAAAGCACCCTGGCAAACACATTTAATCTTCGTTTTGCAGGGGCATTCATGCATATAAAGGAGGACGCTAATTTAAGTAACTCGCCTAATCAGGGCCACAGGGACAGAAAGTGGCAAAACCACATACCCAGGTTTGACTCCAAATTGCGAGCTCTTTCCATGCAGCTACCCTGTCTCCTCTAAATTACTGCTGAGGAAGGGTTTGGAAACTGGAAAGGACCTGTGAATACTGAAAGCAAGTCAGACTGTCTTCTTGATGCAAATATTTCAGGCGTACTCGTGTAATTAAAGTCATCGagcactaaaaatattaaattaaatttgtaatacatttgaaagaaaagtttATGAAAGCCATTTTGAAATACATGTGATGCatctctatgtatttttatattagcGTATGTGAAATTTTAACCTACTCAATTTAGAATGActtgaaaaatgaaatcacataaAATGAGCAATTGCTGCATTTCTCTTGCTCTTTGATGAAATTAGcctaaaaatatattgtttgttCCTTACCCCAAATTTGCACATAAAACTGCAATTATACCTTCCTCATGCTaactattcaataaatacatgGTTGGTTTTAAATAGAGTTAATACCAAGGAGAGCATTagtaaaataatacttatttaacaatataaattaaccaaaacaaaaacaagttttttaaaaaaaatttcaaagaaagcgTAGTGCTTCTTCCTAGTCTGCAAATTCAAGCTCAATCTAAATGGCAGTAATGACTCTTGAAATAGTATGGCTGAGCTTTAGGGATTCATTTGAAATACATGATATGAGGccacttcctttttattttagatatattctGTAACATACCCTGAGATTTAATTCTGCAATCCATATAAATGGATATGGAGGCACCCTGAAATCACTGCAAGAAGGGAAATAAACCTATCTGTCACCAATTGAGTCACCACTCTGTGTTAGGCACCTTATTACTTTATTTCCTGAACAGCTCATAAGGAGCTGTGAAGTCATTTcttgccccattttacagttaagaaagctgaggctcagggttATTactaatttgcccaaggtcacatggctggaATTCAGAGTTAAGCCAGATTACCTTCAAACTCCAAACTATCCCCCACTGTCCCATGTAGATTCCCAATAACACCAAGACCATTGACCAATAAAtcataaatacttattttaagaatagaatctttccttctttattggaGGTTCTCTTTTGATATTGTAATTCTGCCCatactataatattttaatgaggaAATTTTATCCAGGgatttcaatttctccttttaagaaAAAGGGAGAATTGAAGCACCTAGACTTTGGTGAGCTTTTCGAACAAATGCATAGAGATAAAAGTTACTTTATGATTCAGCTAATTGTACTAATCAAATGCAAAATTACTGTTTACAGCAGAATTCTGTATAAACCTAATTAATCTTGGACCTTACCCACAACGGTCACTGAGGGTGCTTATTATAATAAATCAAGgagaaaaaatacacattatttcaGGCTTTAAATCAACTAGCTTTCTAATAATTGATTTATGGTATTATTAAGAATGTCACtttactcctaatttatcccttccccccaaattaggagtttgggattaacagatacacaatactatatataaaacagataaacaacaaggatccactgtatagcacagggaactatattcaatatcttgtaataacctataatggaaaagaatccgaaaaagaatatatattatctataatatatatgttatatagaatatatattatatatatatatactacatatataatatatatattaactgaatcactttgctgtacacctgaaactaacacaacactgtaagtcaactatatgtaaatcaaaaaaaaaagggggcttccctggtagcgcagtggttaagaatccgcctgccaattcaggggacacgggcagagcaactaagcccgtgcgccagaactactgagcctgcactctagagcccgtgagccacaactactgaacccgcgtgccacaactactgaagcccacgcgcctagagcccgtgctccgcaacaagagaagccaccacattgagaagcccgtgcacctcaacaaagagtagcctggggcttccctggtggcacagtggttgagaatccgcctgccaatgcaggggacatgggttcgagccctgatccgggaagatcccacatgacgcggagcaactaagcccatgcaccacagctactgagcctgtgctccagagcccatgtgccacaactactgagcccgtgtgccacaactactgaagcctgggtgcctaaagcctgtgctccgcaatgagaagccaccgcaataataagcccgcgcactgtaacgaagacccaacacagccaaaaataaattaattaattttaaaaaaaagaacattacttTAAACAAATAAGTTCTGCCAATTGATTTATCAAAGTCCACTATTTACTTTTTGACAGTGGTAGATTGTAAGAGCCTTAAAGAGAGGAACCTTGccttatacatttttgtttttcccaagcTCAGTGTTTCACGTGGCGCAGGTACATTGTGACACCGAATATGCTGCTCATTCAACAACTTTCAAAGTCAATGCATATATTTTCAAAGTTGGTCCCATAGCACAGTCTCAGGGGCAGTAGAAATGTGAGGATGTACCCACTGTACTACTGGGCAGACCAGGAGGGGAACCTGGTGGCCCCAGGGAGAAGTGCAGATTTCTGTAACAAAAGATAAAGTTTTTACTGCAGGCACTGATTTAGTTCTATTCCCTAGCAACCAAACATTTAACTTAAAACTGACAGAATCAAAAACTGCCATTAACAGACACCAggaaacttttttccttttgcatgaTTCCATAATACAGTGCAATCCCTTTCATTGTTCTGCAGACAGGTAATGCCAGGACCCCATGGAGGACTGACTTTCCAGTTTTAAATTTCAGCTCCAGtaaagacacaaaataaataattttgtggAAAGTGACACTAtggcttccttctcttctgtgtgtAAACACAGGCTGGTTttctgggaggaagggagaggaaggtcgcttctgctttattttcacatctgtaattttaatatgcttttttaaaagatccaGGTTATAGAAAaacatagacacagaaaaaatcAGTTAGGAGATGATTATTCACATTATAAAGGGATTCTCCATAGGGTTCCATTAAATATTGCGCTCTTCTAAAACAGTGAATTTGATTTAAAAGCGGCTTTTCAAGAATACATTTGTGTAAAGTGAGGTACACCAAATATTCATCCTAACTCTTCTCCAAGGACAATCCAGCATCTTGTTTCCATTCATAGAGCAAGGGAACAAACAACAGCACCTGTTAAGGAAGTCAATGGATTCTTGGACCACCCTCCTCACCCTTCTTAGGAGATGACGCTTTGAGAAATCCAGGCACAAAGAGAAAGACCCACTTGTGGCCACAGTCCTTTCACTATCCCGCAACAAGACTCTATCTGAAACCAGGGGTTTGCCGCATTTGGCCCAGTCACATGAGTGAAGGAGCACTGTGTGAGATTTGGACTCAGCACAGGCCACAAATATGGCCTgtggcagatgaggaaattcagaGCCACTGACAATTGTTTCTTGTAGGTAAGCTGTTTCTTCACCTCTGCACTGGTTACAAGGGGAGGAAGGGCCCCCATCTTCACCCCAGAGCTCAGATGCCCTTGGACAGCAGAGGAAGCCCAACTGCTAGTTGTCCAAAAACCATGAGCACCCAGGACCCTTCCCTCCCAGTCTttgtgctgaataatattacttGGTAAATCAACTTTAGTCTATGGGAATAGATTAAAAACGAGTGTTTGGAAAATACAGTCCCGTGATTCGGCAGTTAAGGAGATGCACAGCGGAGGATCCGGAGGATCCGGAGGATCCAAAAGCCGACGACTTGGCCTCCCTGGGTTACAGCCAGGGGAAGGTGGCTTCACCGCTGAAACCAGCCAGCCAAGTTAGGGACGCTCTTGGGCTGGTCCCCAGCCATCCGCACAGCCTGGCAGGTCCGGCACCAAGGCTCATCCCAGAAGGAGGTGACGTGCACGGCATAGCTCCGACGCCAGCTAAAGTATCCGCGGTAGGCAGCTGGGTTTCGATCGAGGAATTGCAGGTGGGCCGCCAGGGAGGAGGCATCAGGGAAGTCGTCCACGTGGATGAAGGCACGGCGGGGCACGAAGCGCTCGTAATTGGCACGGTCTGGGCCCAGCACCACCGGCACCGCCCCAGCCAGGAAGGCGTTGCGCCACAGCTTCTCCGTGATATAATCCAGGTGCTGCGAGTTCTCGAAGGCCAGGTAGAACTTGTAGCGGGCCACCGTGTGCAGGAGCCCGACGTCAGGCAGCGGCTGTCCGGGCCCGCCCTTGCCGAAGAGGTCCACGGTCACGTACTGGCTCAGCTGGCGGTAGTAGCGGACCCGCGCCTGGCGCTCGTCCCAGTTGCTCACCACCCAGGCCACCAGCCCTTGTTTCCGGGCCAGTGGCGGGACCAGACCCGCCGGCTGCTCGCTGGAATGGGTCCTAGGGTAGAGGTAGCCGTAAGGCACGAAGATGTCCGAGTCGGCCCGGTAGGAGAGCGTCCAGTTGAAGAGGTTACGTGCCAGGCTCTGCAGCCCCGGGGAGTGGGTGGGTGACTCGAAGTTCATCCACACCCAGCGCTGGCCCGGGGGCCTGGGGCCCGAGGCAGCCAGGGCTAAGGCCTCCGAGGCTTCCTCCTCGTCGTCGATCAGCACCTGCTGCTCCTCCGCTGGGCGCACGTGGACGCCCCAGGGCGGGGGCCAGTCCGGGGGTCCCTTCACCAAGTCTCGGTGGTGGAAAAGCACCGCCTGGGCCTCCCCGTAGGCCGCGCGATCAGTGAGCAGGCGGCAGCCGCTGATGTTGAAGCGCAGCCGGCAATCAGGGGGCGGCCTTTTGGCTCGGTGCCGGCCCCCGAAGGGCTCCCACCACAGCAGCACGCTCACCCGCCGCGGCGGGACGGAGGAGGCCCAGGGCAGCGGCGGCAGCTGCTTCCAGCAAACATAGACGACCACGGCGCTGCACACCAGGCTGGCGACCATCAGCGCCAACTGGGCCTCGGACAGCCTCAGGCCTCCACGCCGAGTGCGCCGCCGGCCCCACCGCGCGCCCATGGCGAGCGCCGGCAGAGACGCCGCCGCCCGCCGCGCGGCCGCAAGCCCGGAGCGGCGGTGCCCGCTCTCATGCTGCCACTGAGGGTTCAGCCTTCGTTGCTGCTCGCCGCCCGACCTGGAGCGGGAAAGGGCGGTCCCAGGATCTAAAGGCCCGCAGGTCTtgctctcttccccacccctcgCCGCCCGGCGAGAGTCCAGGGCGAGGGAAGCGGACCCGGCGGCCCAGCCCAGCGCAGCCCCGTCCCTCCCCTCCACCGCGCGCCCGACCAGACCAGCCCGGCCAAGCCCCGGGCGCCTCCTGCTGCACCTCCGCCCACTCCCCGGCCCCTCCAGGGTTCCCGGACTCCCCGGCAGCGCCCCGCCCGCGACTCCGGATGCCGTTGCCGTGATCCCGGACCTCTCCGCGCACCCCACGCCTTGGCCTGGCGCTGGCGCTCTCGCCTGCCGGGGACTCCTTCCCAGCTGCGCCCGAGCCCTCAATCGCGGCCGCCCAGATTCTTGCCTTCCAGAGTGAGGGCCCGGTTCATCCCTGGGCGCCGGCAGCTGGTGCGAGACCCTCCAGAAGCCGCGGCGGCGCGGGCGCGGGAGGAAGGCGGCCCAGGGGTACCGAGCCTCCGGGCGGGATCGAagatcctcttccttcctcttgcccCATCAATGGCCAGCGACGCCTGCCGGAGGGAGGGAGCCCGCGAGGCCGCGGAAACGTGCTGACAGAGGCTCAGCCTACGCGGAGCGGACCTTAACCTCGTGACCTGCCGCCGACGCAGGCAGGTAGCGCAGTCAGCTCCCGAAGCGCGGCCCACAGAGGTGGTGCATTTTGTGAAACCAAGTTTTCAAGGAAACCCTACTGTCAGAACATTCGCTTTGCCTACAGCCCCAGCAGAGGAAACAGAAGAATCGAAAGTTTCCTGAGCAGTGAAAACACGTTCTTTTTCTTCGCTCCCCCACTGAATGAACGCTTCTGCCTGCTGGCTCATAGCTTTCTTTGTACCAGAGCTATGAACTTCCTGCCTATTCAgtgagatgaatgaatgaacaacacCATTAATTTTACTAAGCACTTAAGAAGCAGCTTAATATCTGGGCTCATGAAGATCCAGCAAAACACTGTGGACTATAAAACGATGACTAAGATAAATATTATAGCATCCAAGTTTAGGGTATAAAGGGTATCACAGTGGCCTCTTCAGGTTTAtcaatgaagcaactgaggcaTCTACTTCTACCGTGACTTAAGGAGGTTTTTTCCCCGATGGCTTGAATTTGAATTTCTGGATTTTGGCCTTCATTTATGTAATTAAACTTTTATTCAGCAAAGTTCTAAATAGGGCATGGGTGGGCTGTTGACCTAAGGAGAGGAGGCAGTTTGAGAGAATTTTTAGATCACAGCGGTGCATTGGTGGTGCCCCAGCCCAGTGCCATGTAAGTTACAAGATATTAGGGAAGAAGTAGACTTGCTGAGAATGGGGCCAACCTGTCAGGTATTTTTGATGTTATGCCATTTGGATTTATTATGAAGAACTTTTTCATTGAAAACCAAGTACAGATTGTAAAAGCTTCTATAAAAATGGTTTCATTTAGGTAGTTTCAAGTGGCATTACCTGCCCGCCCACAGTGACAATCTGGGAGCTGAATGGACAGTGTTAGGTGCTCTGGCTGTACCCATCAGCCTAGTGATACTTTCTCTTACACACCAAAAGCttttataataatgtttttataGAATCATTTTTCAAGCTAGTTAAACAAATTGTCTTTGAAATTCGAAATTTCAGTGATTCTCCactctgttatttttaattagaaagaaaaggcTATAAATGCATGAATAACTTTTTTCAACCaaaggaaggaaaggacctattgggttttctttttatgcAATTCAAAAACCTATACGTTTATGCCCATTCCTCCCCCACTTCAGTTAAATAAGACATCATAGATAGAGCCTGACATTGTGTTTGGCATTTGGTAAATGTTAGCCTGCTTGCCTGTATCCTCCCTCCACTCCCAATTTTCCCTTAGATCCTTCAGATATTCCAATTAAAGCAACTTTTTACTGGCAGAATGGCTCAGATCTCATGAATATCAATTTCCATTGTGTCCACTTATCTTGGTAGGGTGCAGGACCACAAACTGTCCCTACTTCAGTCATATCTTGGTGTATGCGAGGGGATACCAAGCAGAAGTTTGTGGCTGGATCAGTGAAAAAAGTCATGACTTACCTACAAACTATATGCATTTATTCACCGGGCAGTGGTTTGTTCTTACTTAAAAGGAATGGAGGGGAGGAGGCAAGAGGAGGAAAGGCTTTAAGGGAAAGTAATAAAGCCAGGtgttctcatttattcatttagccaACTGGGAAACTGGGATGAAAAACACTATTTCTACCTTTCAGAATCTATGAGAAGTGCAGACAATGGAGAGGAAGGGATCTTGGAAGGTTTTGAGAAGGTGGTTCCTGGAATAATTAGGAATGATTAAAATGGGGGCGAAAGAGGGCTGAGACATTAGTCTAAACAGAATAagcagcatatgcaaaggccagGCAGTGAGAACCAGGATAGTAGGTTAGGAATTACAAGAGTTTAGTTTGGCTAAGGAGATGGGGTTTTatcctgaagcctgtggagaGTCCTTGAAAAGCTGTAACAAAGCAAGGGAGCAATATAATGAGattagtattcttttttaaatttatttattttatttattttagttttggctgcgttgggtctttgttgctgtgcgcgggctttctctagttgtggcgagcgggggctacccttcattgcggtgcgcgggtttctcattgcggtggcttctcttgttgcggagcacgggctctagttgcacaggcttcagtagttgtggctcgcagcttctagagcgcagactcagtcactgtggcacacgagcttaattgctccgcggcatgtgggatcttcccggcccagggctcgaacctgtgtcccctgcattggcaggcggattcttaaccactgtgccaccagggaagccccgagattagtatttttaaacactcatttgtgggaggaggtgagtatACAGAAGAGGACGTGAGATGGGCTTCTGGTGTGGTGGCCATGTTTATTGATGTGGGCACTGGTTAATGGGTGTGCTTGGTTGAggaaattcatcaagctgtatgcttacatatgtaattttatgtatgtatataatatgtcaGTAAAATGTTGCTAAGAAACAAATCATTCTGTCATCACTAAAGAATGAGTTGGATATTAGGGACCAGGATAAGAGTAGAAGTATCTAGTCCAGTTAGAAAGCTCTTGCTATAATTCAGATGTGAAACAAAAAAGGCTGAACTAAGACAGTAGCTGTGAGAAtgagattaaattaaaattaaaggagAATAGATTCAGAGGTACTTAGGAAGCCAGtctctttctccaggaagccttcctggacacCCATACGCACACATCCAGGGTAGGTTACATGCCCCTCCTGTGTGTGCCCATATACACATCTTTCAGAACATCATTGGGCAGCAATCATGGCTGTTTCAGTCAAACTCCATCTCTTGCACAGAACCAGGCATCTAGTAGTATTCATCATCTCAATGaatacttgaatgaatgaatgaatgaatgctcttAATGTATTATTGAAATGATCTGTTGGTATCACTGTTCCCCATCTAGAAAGTGGGCCAGTATCAGGAGAAGCTGGCTATGTGAATGGCTTGCTGTGACCTTAAGAAGCTCCTTAAGCTTTCCGTGTAAAATGCTACACATGTATTAATCAGGACCCTGGGGACAAGCTTCGGAAACTCCATCAAATTAGGCTGCGTCTCATCGGCGCAACCTGGGCAGGGTGCTCATTCTCGAAGCAATCACTGTGGTCAGGGGATGTGGACCCTCTTCTGGATCTAGGGGGTAGAATCAGTCCGATATAAACCTTGTGGACTAATAGTGGGGTGAAGGTAGTTGCccaaaagaaaaagtgaagtgATGTTCCctgaagaagagggaagggaTGGTGGGCAGAGGCCAAAACAATGTGTCTACCAGCCTTGTgcaaggaattattattattctaaatgaATTCTAAATCAATTTAGAACGTTAAACATTCTatgattctttttaatttggtCATAATAAACAAATGTTTCTTTCGTGTATTTAAAGGCCTCCCAGTTTCCACAAAATATTACACAGGAAGAACTGGATTTCAGTCGCAAGCATGATGACAAGGTCAGGTATCAAGAAGGGCTTTTGGCCCCTGAATTTGCTGAAGGTGTGTAGAGGGGAGCTCCAAAATTCaaggctcatttttttttcttttttttatttcttttttaaaaatatggaacacttcatgaatttgcatgtcgtccttgtgcaggggccatgctaatcttctctgtatcgttccagtTTTAGTCTATGTGCTGCCAGAGCGAGCACTCAAGGCTCATTTAATCAAGATAGATGAGGTTTCCACGCACAATGGGGCCAAGAATGGCCTATTCAGTTCCAAAATTTAATATAGGACAGGATTCTCTGGGGGCAAGAACCAGGCCAACTGTGGTTCCTAAAAATCTAACTTGTGCTTTGTTCTTCCCCAGGGAAAGAATTCATTTTAAGTCTCTCCTACTGCTCCTCACCAGAGACAGTTGCTGTTTTCCAGGGATGCCTCAGAACATGTTCCGACTGCCTTGAGTCTGCC is part of the Balaenoptera musculus isolate JJ_BM4_2016_0621 chromosome 8, mBalMus1.pri.v3, whole genome shotgun sequence genome and encodes:
- the FUT4 gene encoding alpha-(1,3)-fucosyltransferase 4 — translated: MGARWGRRRTRRGGLRLSEAQLALMVASLVCSAVVVYVCWKQLPPLPWASSVPPRRVSVLLWWEPFGGRHRAKRPPPDCRLRFNISGCRLLTDRAAYGEAQAVLFHHRDLVKGPPDWPPPWGVHVRPAEEQQVLIDDEEEASEALALAASGPRPPGQRWVWMNFESPTHSPGLQSLARNLFNWTLSYRADSDIFVPYGYLYPRTHSSEQPAGLVPPLARKQGLVAWVVSNWDERQARVRYYRQLSQYVTVDLFGKGGPGQPLPDVGLLHTVARYKFYLAFENSQHLDYITEKLWRNAFLAGAVPVVLGPDRANYERFVPRRAFIHVDDFPDASSLAAHLQFLDRNPAAYRGYFSWRRSYAVHVTSFWDEPWCRTCQAVRMAGDQPKSVPNLAGWFQR